The Panicum virgatum strain AP13 chromosome 3N, P.virgatum_v5, whole genome shotgun sequence genome includes the window GATCACTAAGCATAGCTTCCATCAAATGTTTTCCACCACTGTTTTTGGAATATGAAAGCTTGGCTTCCAGAGCGAAGCGTGAAGATACAGGGAACAGTGTTACATCCTCTGTGTTAAGCAATTTCTTCGCATTTTCCTTGACAAATGCAGTAGCTTCTTCAAGCTACAAATATCAGATCGGGAAGCAAAACAATAAAttagaaacaagcaaacaaCCAAGAGGAACGAAATTATCTTGCTGCGATTTCGAATGGTACAGAAATTATCTTCAAGCTTCTTCATACCTCATTGTTGTTCCGAAAGAGGTCCAATTTGTTTAGAACAAATACAACTTTCTTTTTCCACTGCTGAATATACTGAAGAAATCCAACCTAAAGTTACGAGAAACCACGTTTAGCCCTATTAGAAAACAGGAAAAAATATACACCCTCCAAAGATAAATCAAAAGTCTTCAAAACTTTAGACTCTAAAGGCTTGACAAAAAATATGCTATTCAGCAAGGACTCCATGCCAAAGAGGCCTTTTGTTCATTTATTTAATAGTTATACCAAAATCCATTCCTAAACCGCCCTTCAGACTGGCCCTGACTGGAaatcaaaatttttgaaatgttcTTGCTTATTATTGGAGTTCATATTCAACAATGTCATGCATATGGCCCTCGTAACAACCCACTCTTTAGATGGAATCAATATTGTATCATTTGTCTTTCATGTGCTGATAAAAACCACAATATTAAATGGGTCAACATTTGGCATAATAAGATTAAAATAAAGGCTCACCTCACTTTCAGTTAATGGTCTATCTGAAGATAGTACAAATAGTATTAAATCAGCTCGCGGCACATATTCTTCAGTAAGTCGTTGTTGCCTCTGAAGAATAACATTGGTCCCAGGAGTATCGACTAGATTCATCTGTTACTTAGTATTGAAGCATCTTATGAGAAGTGAAATGAAGTGAACCAAGAAAATGAACTGCTGAGTTGCCCTGTTACTGAGGCAATAATGATGGCAACTACAGAAAGTAAAAGAAATAAGATGGAACAAGAATAACAATAATTTCATGGCACCTtcatttacataaaataaatgctgACTAATTACTAATAGGCTAATAGCCAAGCAGTCAGGAAGCAAACGGACAGTGCATAAAATGCTTTCAGGGAATCAATACAAATTTGAGTTCTATTCAGAAAGCAGACTTCAAATGGGTGAAAACAGAAATTATACCCATCTAGGTAGCATATTTAATTCAATGCAATTAAGTGAAGGAAAAAAGAAGGCATTCATCCCTGGGGAAAGGAAGGAAAATCAACATGATATGAAGTAATGAAACTGAGGTAAGGCATTCATTATTCAATTTGTTAAGTTCAACATATAGAATAGCTCATTTAACTTAATGTATTGAACAAGGAAACTGAATACATACATCCCTGAGGTAAGGAAGGAATATCAACATGACAGTCACTAACATTTAATACTTATTGAATAAATGAAACTGAATGCATACATCTCTTAGATTAGGAAAGAATATCAACATGAGAGTCACCAATAATTCAATACTTACTTCCTTTAAAATAGGAACAGACAAATAGCACATGAATTGACCATCTGGGTGCCTTTCACATCTTTCAAAGCTTTCAGAATCAATCTCAGAATATGATAGTAGCATGATTTCATTTGTCGTAGGTACAACTCCTTCCTGAAGATACTGCCTTCCAAGTAGAGCATTTATAAAAGTAGATTTTCCTGAGTTAAATTCACCCTGAGACAAACCACAGGAGGATCCAGTCAGAATGAGTTCTAAAAGGATTATTGAACAAACAAAATGAGTTGCAGAATGCGGAAAATATGTAACATAATGGAGAACAAGCAGTCAAATTATTTCCTGGTGACTAAGAAAATACTCTAGCTATCAGGTTCGTACCAAATAATTATGTGAGGAAAATGAATATGACCAAATGTTTGTACAACTGTAGAACAGAAACCGTGCTCCTACTACTGGTTAGCTTACAGTTCCATAGGGACCAAAGCCATAGTTTAACTTGAAAATTAACTAGCATTATGTTTGTTTATGCATATACATAACCATTCAACATGGGGACACATATGCAGATAATATTTAAACTAACTGACGTGCAGAAGCATATTTTCtagtacaacaacaacaacaacatagccttttatcccaagcgagttggggtaggctagagatgaaacccaaaagacacaaaggtcatagttcaggcacgttgatagctagtctccaagcgctcctatccaaagctacctcctccgagatattccaatccttaaggtctctcttaaccgactcgtcccaagtcagtttaagtctacctctacccctctttaccttatcgacacgctttagcaccccactacgcaccggcgcctcaggaggcctccgttggacatgtccaaaccatctcaaccgatgttggataagtttctcctcaattggtgccgcCCCTACCCTTTctcgaataacttcgttccgaactctatccctccttgtgtgcccgcaaaaccaccgcaacatccgcatctctgctacactcaattGCTGGACGTGccgtctttttgtaggccaacattcagcaccataGAGCATCGCCGggcgaattgttgtcctatagaacttatcttttagcttttgtggcaccctcctgtcacagaggacaccagaagcttgacaccatttcaaccagccagctgaaattttatgcctaacatcttcatcaatgccgccatccttttgtagcatcgaacctaaataccgaaaaatgTCCTTCTGGGCCACCACTTGCTCACCGAGACTAACGTCTCCACCCTCATGCCTAGATgcactgaaatcgcacatcatgtactcggtcttggccCTACTAAATCTGAAACCTTTTGACTATAACGTgcatctccacagctctaacttcctattaacccctgctctactctcgtcaactagcatcacatcatcaacaaagagcatacaccaagggatatcaccttgtatgtcccttgtgacctcatccatcaccaaagcaTATTTTCTAGTAAAAGGGATATATTAGAACGCAATAATACGATAAATGAAGTTTCTCCACTCATAGAAAAGTGAATAGGGAAATAATAATTCGAATCATATTTCATGACAAAATGAACCAGAAATAAGCACTAAATGCTACATATTAATTGGTAGCTCATAACATGTACAATACTGAAAACacatatttcaaattatagacTTAACAGATAGATAGGTCCACAAAAATCAAAAagatatgcacaatgcaacattCATAACATATCGGTACACCTTGTAAGAGAGAAAAATTAATATTAAGAGTGCTGATTGCATTCAAGGGAGATGCAACAATATATTGATATGGCTGTACTATAGCACCATTCCATGATTATGTAAATAACACAAGAATCATGTTTAATACATCAATTGAGTCAGTGGCAGTATATATGCAGGTTAGCTAATATAAGGCATGTAATAGATGCTGTCAAAAACAATACTTAATTAAACCAAAAATTACCACAATAACCAACAAAAATGGCTCACTCAGGCGAGAAGCAGCATCAACTAGAAGGTCAACTTCTTCCATCTGCGACCACATATCAGCAATTACATTCAAGTCAAAGATATGGTAGAGGTGTTGATATGAAGTACAGTTGAATTCATTACAGGGAATCTTCAACTACCAAATGTGTAACATTAGATGATCACCATTGGTGCTGCCTTGCGGATAACAGCAACAGCTTCGCTTAGAATAGGCTTTTCCCTCTCTATCAACTGCACCACTTTTTCATCCAGTTCTGTAAATCCAGCAACTTTGGTTTTCTCACGAGTTAGGactgttgcattaattgcattttCCAATGTGCTAGCAGAAGAGTTACTGGCTTGTGGGACTTCCTCAATGGCATCCACTTTTGAGAAATCCCTTTCTATAAGATCATCAGTGAGGTGTTGAATACCAGCCAAGGATGTAACAACTCCAGATACACCAGATCGGATCAACCTGGACGTGATGTCAGAATAAGTTGATCCACTGTGCACATTTAACATGAAGAAAATCGGAATCTTCACCTGTTGACCAACACCACCATTCATAACATCAGCAAAATCTTCACTGCCAGTATTTACAATCAGAAAATCAGCCCCTTCAGAACTTGAAGCGCTTATTGCAGAGTTTGCTGAGTTTATTGTTCTAGCAACGATAGGGAGATATATGGAGTCAGCATTTGATTTCATCATCATACTCCTTGCAACAATAGCAGGAATACCTGCATCAAAATAAACAAAGGACCACGTTAAAATACATAATCATGCAGTGCAGTTACTAACTTACTACTCTTTATGTTACAAAATATAAGATGTTTCAATcctgtcctaagtcaaacttttCTAACCAATGTTCttatggcgtcgcctaggcgacaaggcacTCCCCTATTTTGGCCCGCCTAGGCGGCTAGGCGGTGGTGACTCGCCACAACTCGCCTTAACGCCGTAAGAACATTGTTTCTaactttgaccaagtttatggaaaaaatatatattaatatcTATAATACCAAATAAATACACTATCAAACTATAATTCATAGTGGATTTAATTAGATTAATTTGGTGATGTAGATGTCGGTacatgtttctaaaaattaaatCAAAGTTAGAAATGTGTGGCTTCGGATAAAACTAAAACGTCTTGCATTTTGGAAGGGAGTGAGAATAGCTAGTTAGCATGATTTCCTAATAAACTAGAAAGTGAAGCATATATTACTAGTCTACCACAGAGAGCATATCTGAATTAATACTTGTAGAAAGGACGAAAGGAACTCTACCAAAGTTGGTAGCTGGTACAGCACACTAGAGAAATGATAGCCTGATAGGTGCCCAGGACCGATCAGCAATGAAGTATAAACCCGGTTGTTGCAAAATGTAAGTTCGATGACAGTATACTCCGCATTCTCAGTAACCGCAACCTACCCAAACAAGCCAATACAAACCGGAAGTTGAGAATTTCAGTCACCAACCGTCGTCCGCGAGCACGACGCCGCTCGCCCCGACCGCGGAGGCGACGTCGACGCGCTCCGCGACCAGCAGGTACGCGCGGTCCCCGACCGCGGCCCTGAGCGCGACCGCGGCCTCGtacgcgcgcccgccgccctcctccccggccTCGAGCACGACGATCCCCACGCCCCGGGCCACGGCGGCAGCCACCTCATCCCCGGACTGCAGCGCCTCCTCGGTGCCGACGCGGAGGACGAGCGCGGGCACCTGGATCTCCGGCCGCTTGAAGCCGCCGGGGAACAGCGTCCGCGGCGGCTCcttcgcgccgcccgcgcccccgccactgccgccggagatgcctcctccgccgccgcctccagcggcgacggcgctggcgcggaccgcgcggcggcgggaggggaggagggagtggaagggggcggccgggcgcgggaggaggaggcgggcggcggtggaagCGGCGGACATGGAGAGCGAGGGAGCGCGCTCGCGTGTGGACAGTGGAGCGGGGAGCGAGGCGAGGTGGTGGGGGTGGGAAGTGGGAGGCGGTGGAGCCGTGGAGGTTCTCGCGGATTTGGTTGGATAGGGCGCGGAGCACGGCCGCGGTTGGGATTCGCTGTTTGCGGCCGTTTTCGTGCAGCTCGGCGTTTCTGATAATTCGGAGCAGTACTGCTGCTATAGGGTCTGCCTAGCTGAAATTAGTTAAATTAAACGAGCTAATTGGATAATTAAAAATTATGGGTCTGGCTAGTTGAAATTAGTAGAATTAAATGAGCTAATTGGATAATTAAAAATGATTTTTAATTGGACACTAGATGATCCATTTGTATCCAACTAActaaaattaaaggaaaaagtctacataACCCCCTCAACAATTGTACCTGGACTACTTAACCCCCAAACTACAAAACTGGTTATTCTACCCCtaaacttttcaaaaccggtcaaataacTCCCAAGGCGGTTTTGAAGGGTGcttttgtatttttcttttttatttatttcagctgaatttttgaaaaatcataacaaattacaaaaaaatcaaaaaattaaaaatcaaattttgttggactctacATGAGTAGATCCACAAATTAAACATATAACATAGTTTGCTTTcatacaaaatttttgttgtagatttagatatatgttttttctgtaattaaatagaataaatcatagCTGCATTTTTCGTGGTCCAATtgtgatgaaatttttatggtgaccTAACTATTGTATGCTTGAACTCTAGTAAAAacttcatactcattggatcatgtatacctttgtcataaatttatttatgttcatactagttaaatttaaataaatctataactaaattatacatgatccaatgagtaCGAAATTTTTACTAAATTTCAAACATActataattatcccaccataaaAAGTTCACTACAATTGGACAATGGAAATTGCAGATATGGATTATTTccattaattacaaaaaaagtatagatctaaatctacaacaaaaaatttttactaaattataccatattatatgttcactatGTATATCTACTCATatagagtccaacaaaattggattttcaatttttcgatttttctttgatttgttatgatttttcaaaaattcagctgaaataaatataaaaaaaaagacaaaacctCGCTCTAAAACCGCCTTGGGGGGTTATTTGGccggttttggaaagttcagaGGGTAGAATAACCGGTTTTGTAGTTTGGGGGGTTAAGTAGTCTAGGTCCAATAGTTGAggggtgtggcagaaccacctgaattatcccagctcaagtgcgcaggccatcaccataaagacaacacggctcaaacgcacttcaaacggaacaattcttggtctgtcgggtaacgtcccgatacaaccaccggttctcggatcgaacaagcataccccgcacgaaggcgagtccagagatattacaaccacaagttttacatcacaggcataaaagttattacaaaccagttctaaagcattattacaaaaaccaacttaagtaaaatagttatacaagccttaagtgtaaaacttcagagttaaaacagcggaagaagaaaacgacggctacaacacgtcgcaaaggtataccaagctagcccaaataaggtatcactcgtcaaggtcattgccggccgaagatgtATCCCACtcgacggaccagccaggaggcaaagagcagggataggtcaaactagcgatctgctcttcgaaactcaaacctgaaaaagtgtttcaacagcaaggctgagtattctaatactcagcaagacttaaccgtcaacgggtctaagtagcccactatagctagactatgcaaggtttgtgaggctctggtttttctttttgctgaaaagcaataaagagtaggtccttactttcaagttttagctttcaatattctagttggttaaccattctatgtaagcaactactatccaatcatggtagaaaactaagcaaacaacaagattgataaataatattgtcgctcttattactctgtgtggcaaagggatcaagcagtctcatatcatcatgtgaggcggacgattctgaatcgaaattcaaccttgcaaggataaacctagcacacacgtctggaacaccgtcgggtcattcccaaacaactgttgacatttctttccggcttgtggatagtgccactctccccgactatagggctccTCCTCGTCCCACAGGGCACATTCTCTCGTCCCATAGGGCACTCtatacctcgtccctcatagtcgtagtgttgcgtaaaataaaatctatccctaagagagagtgggaggtatatccactccccggtccaatcagctactaggcttgccgcgtaccatatttacggcatgtggctagtactttcaaaaacttaaccaccgctaccacacaccgcgaccttagcaagttcattaacacagacggggtctcactaaaggtcatgatatcgaacacgaccccgtccgtcgtccttatattgataacggaaaataaacaagcaattcctataaagctcgcgagtgacaggcaatcactcgacttttaccggtcctataagcctAGCAAaaagtcgaactcaagtctagtgttcagtacataggttcctaggatcatgcatctagggtttcaattcaaatcctaagaactgtaaatgcataagcaagtaacaacagtaaatgataataatttgaaatataggttatgtccggggcttgccttctcggtactcggtagtcgctaactatttcagctctaggctcttccgaactttggtccggggcttcagttagtacggcggtgttcgcttgagtttcgagatcacctccgtcagactccgggatcagctcgtacgtcccgtccgacaaagtagtcgtatctatatgtaatgcaagaacaacattataaacacacatgggcaaacatttatagagtagttaaataacaaatctaactacacaaggcatcatgatcaacaccacaaatgaagtttactaacttcataaacaagtggggtgatttcctataacaaCTAAGTCAAGGTTTGCTAAAAAATTAACAACTCAGAGTATaaacagaaataaatttagcaaaaattaccctaaacagaacatgaacagattaagctaccctgtaaaaatcatgccaagacatgtagccatttaatcacaacaattcattcattcagacaacacctagagcaagcttgaattatacaggtcaaaatatagcaaagcagaagctcaaaatttaatagGAGATCTACACATAAATTAACTAgcaactgtgaatttttcatgattttatctacacagaattaattctgagaaaataaacaaaacagaaataagattagcaagattcatttttagctcctgttctagccatgaactgaggctcaaacttcctggacaagctaagctactcaagaagaacatgcagaaatattttcatgatttattacgaagagaaactatttaccaaaaataaagtctattaaacaaggattaaaacaaataaatagctacaccagagaactgaccatgaaatttttatagcaaaactagtgttataagaacaaactaccataagagtttcactgcaagacaagctttcaaacagtagttaagaaaaagataaaatcaactaataattatgcactagtaacacaaatcaaaatctacagcaaaaactagcaactaaagcctaacatattatggttctactgcatagagctcttcaagaggattccaaaacatccagattttctattttacgatttttccgcgaattgatattgaatttcaaagatcacagcaaactattacaaacaagcccctatagcactattcatctgagtctaggcctattcaaataaccccctgggttttctttcctttcaacccgaggtccctgggccgggtcagagagagggggggcggttgaccggccaaatcccggcgaggggctcaccggcggcgaggggtaggttggggaaaacggagaggaaGTCGAGGCGGTTCTCGGGATGCTCTTGGGTCGCGAAATGAGGGCGGGAAGAGGTCGGtccatggcgagcggcggccgatggagctcggagcacggcggcggggtggctccggtggggttcgggcgaggggagatggtctgggagttgcgcgagggcgaggcggtgcttgctagggggtcagagcgggcagaggagcggcggtgaggcggctccgcggcgagggtgagctcgccggcgttcaagcggggcggcggcggcgttctgaggTGTGGGAGCACGGAGAAGGCAAAAGGAGGAGAGGAATAGGACGCTGGAGTTTTTGTAGTGCCCGTGCGCGCGATAGCGAAGGGCGGCGAGCTCTGCagcgggctctccacggcggcatcgcggtggcggccgcgcgggcggctctgcgctcggcgGGGGCACGTGGCACGGTAGGGGAGGGCACAGCGCGAAGCCAAGGGCGGTGGGGAAGCTCTGGGGCGACGCGTGGGCTCCAGCGCGGAGCGAAGGGCGGCCGggcgggctctccacggcgccggcgacaggCTCTGCACAGCGGAACCGGGGAAAACAGGggaaggagctggaggtggaagaaaagggctgttttgcaatttccaaaacatccagggaccaaactgtaaacaagcaataacttttaaaccaaagctcaaatgaaaaagtgcccaacataaaagttgttcaacttttcaagatctacaactttgatgttgtgcaaaattttatttggtcaaaggatagagagctaaatttgaaaacatagaagggaatttgaatttaaaggaaacttgactttttcaatgaaatttcacttcaaacttgggctgattGGAAAagttttctgccatgtaatgattacaccatattttgcaaaaacaccctccacaaaagctataattgcacacccaattcaaattaaactctagaaagacccttgcataaaatcaatattacacatataacctttaataattaccaaaaggtcctttttcagGCAAAACAATCACAAGATGTACAAAAGGTATGCAACActaatgtgcagacacctagggtgtcacaaggGGGTTATGTAAACTTTTCCTAAAATTAAACTATTAGCTACTTTGGTGAATCCAAACATACTACTATTACTCTTCAACTATATTTTgatccatcttctccatttcaaaaattcaaaCGAAACGAATTTAGCAGGTTTTTATTGCTGGAGTATAGTACGGTGGTGAGCGGCACCAACGAAGGGACGGAAGGTGACACTGCCACACTGGCACCGAATATTTTCTTTTATGGTTGGCACCGAATATTTTGTTGCAGTGCAGCCAGATAAAATTGACCTTATTCTGAACCTTACCCAAAAAAAGCTTAAGATGGTAACTATTCACGGTTAGTATAAGTCATTatagaaaaaaaactaaaataaaacaataaaagaTAATGAGTAGAGATGTAGAAGTGTCAAATGGGATCATTGAAAGTTAGCCATCACATTTAGCAAATCCGATgtgaaaataataaataaaatgcATGGTAGATCATTTTTTCAGATCCAGTTATAAGACCTTAGGGCTTATGTAGAGGGAAACATACTTGGTGCAAATCATAACTTTTGTGAAAACTTGTGTAAACTATGacaaaaaagtcatctaaattcaccaaaaaatcacacatgtagatgatatgatgatacacaattttgtaaaatatctttTCCAAACTCCACTTCGTCTGTGAGATATAAAattaacaaatttctaacaaattatCTGGATAGTtttctggcttgaaatttgttattttatatctcacaaacgaagtcgagtttggacaagatattttacaagattgtgtatcatcatatcatctacatgtgtgattttttgggtgaatttagacgattttTTTGTCGTAGTTTGCACGGATTTTCACGAAGTTATAGTTTGCACCAGATACGTTCTAGAAAATTACCGTGGACAGAACTCAAAAGTGATAACAAGCCAAGTAAACTATTCTCGCACGCGCCTAGTAGGTGAGCAAAAGAATACTTTTGGTCTTGGGTTGGGTCTTAGTCGTCTTAGCAATGACAAGTTCAGAACTTAACTGAGGTCACGGAAAGTGCTAGTTCCGTGACAAAGACTCTAGCAAATGTGCGTTTGACCTCCGGTtcctgcctcgccgccggtcgTCACCAGCACAGCACAAAACTGGGTCCCTAGTCCTCCCCTCCCCGCGCGTTCAGGCTCGGCCCTCTCCCACCAGACGCCCTCACACCGACTCCCGATGGCGCCCCTCTCCTGCCGCGACCTCCCCGCTCGGCTCCCGGCGCTCCCCCGGCGCGCCACCGCCCACGCACAGCTCTCCTTCCTGCGCGCTCCGGCCCCTCGCCGGCCACTCATCACCTCCACCGCAAGCACGAGCGCGGGCACGCTGCGGCTCCCTCTGGCGGCCACGAGGGACGAGGAGGTCGTCGCCTCCCCCGTCGGCCACCTCGAGCCGCACGACGTCGCGCACGGCCATCAGTACCGCGACGACGTCCagcaggaagaggaggaggaggaggacgacgacgacgctcggcggcgcggcgcgaggaagcagcaggaggagctgccggcgcggtggcgcgaGATCCACGGGCGCGACGACTGGGCGGGTCTCCTGGACCCGATGGACCCGCTGCTGCGCTCGGAGCTGATCCGGTACGGCGAGCTGGCGCAGGCCTGCTACGACGCGTTCGACTACGACCCCTACTCCCGCTACTGCGGCAGCTGCAAGTACCCGCGGCGGGAGCTGTTCGAGCGGCTGGGcatggcgggcgcggcgcgggggtaCGCCGTGTCCCGGTACCTGTACGCGACGTCCAACTTCCGGTTCCCGGCCTTCT containing:
- the LOC120665619 gene encoding probable transmembrane GTPase FZO-like, chloroplastic isoform X3, yielding MSAASTAARLLLPRPAAPFHSLLPSRRRAVRASAVAAGGGGGGGISGGSGGGAGGAKEPPRTLFPGGFKRPEIQVPALVLRVGTEEALQSGDEVAAAVARGVGIVVLEAGEEGGGRAYEAAVALRAAVGDRAYLLVAERVDVASAVGASGVVLADDGIPAIVARSMMMKSNADSIYLPIVARTINSANSAISASSSEGADFLIVNTGSEDFADVMNGGVGQQVKIPIFFMLNVHSGSTYSDITSRLIRSGVSGVVTSLAGIQHLTDDLIERDFSKVDAIEEVPQASNSSASTLENAINATVLTREKTKVAGFTELDEKVVQLIEREKPILSEAVAVIRKAAPMMEEVDLLVDAASRLSEPFLLVIVGEFNSGKSTFINALLGRQYLQEGVVPTTNEIMLLSYSEIDSESFERCERHPDGQFMCYLSVPILKEMNLVDTPGTNVILQRQQRLTEEYVPRADLILFVLSSDRPLTESEVGFLQYIQQWKKKVVFVLNKLDLFRNNNELEEATAFVKENAKKLLNTEDVTLFPVSSRFALEAKLSYSKNSGGKHLMEAMLSDPIWRSSKFCELEDYLLSFLDSSTENGKERVRLKLETPIGIADRLLISCQRLVKLEYEKAVDDLTSIKDLVSGANNYAAKLEADSNSWQKQISSLIERAKGRAVTLMESILQLSNIDLIFTYTVKGKTGSSPRATSFVQNDIITPAFDDAVKYQMF
- the LOC120665619 gene encoding probable transmembrane GTPase FZO-like, chloroplastic isoform X1 — protein: MSAASTAARLLLPRPAAPFHSLLPSRRRAVRASAVAAGGGGGGGISGGSGGGAGGAKEPPRTLFPGGFKRPEIQVPALVLRVGTEEALQSGDEVAAAVARGVGIVVLEAGEEGGGRAYEAAVALRAAVGDRAYLLVAERVDVASAVGASGVVLADDGIPAIVARSMMMKSNADSIYLPIVARTINSANSAISASSSEGADFLIVNTGSEDFADVMNGGVGQQVKIPIFFMLNVHSGSTYSDITSRLIRSGVSGVVTSLAGIQHLTDDLIERDFSKVDAIEEVPQASNSSASTLENAINATVLTREKTKVAGFTELDEKVVQLIEREKPILSEAVAVIRKAAPMMEEVDLLVDAASRLSEPFLLVIVGEFNSGKSTFINALLGRQYLQEGVVPTTNEIMLLSYSEIDSESFERCERHPDGQFMCYLSVPILKEMNLVDTPGTNVILQRQQRLTEEYVPRADLILFVLSSDRPLTESEVGFLQYIQQWKKKVVFVLNKLDLFRNNNELEEATAFVKENAKKLLNTEDVTLFPVSSRFALEAKLSYSKNSGGKHLMEAMLSDPIWRSSKFCELEDYLLSFLDSSTENGKERVRLKLETPIGIADRLLISCQRLVKLEYEKAVDDLTSIKDLVSGANNYAAKLEADSNSWQKQISSLIERAKGRAVTLMESILQLSNIDLIFTYTVKGKTGSSPRATSFVQNDIITPAFDDAVAFGTFGGLGVAGLSASLLTSVLSTTLEDLLALALCSAGGFFVLSSFPGRRKQAIEKVNKAADELSRKVDEAIQKDISQSANNLVRFVEVISKPYQEACQQRVDWLRGVQGELSSVERELQTLKVEIQNLHGS
- the LOC120665619 gene encoding probable transmembrane GTPase FZO-like, chloroplastic isoform X2 gives rise to the protein MSAASTAARLLLPRPAAPFHSLLPSRRRAVRASAVAAGGGGGGGISGGSGGGAGGAKEPPRTLFPGGFKRPEIQVPALVLRVGTEEALQSGDEVAAAVARGVGIVVLEAGEEGGGRAYEAAVALRAAVGDRAYLLVAERVDVASAVGASGVVLADDGIPAIVARSMMMKSNADSIYLPIVARTINSANSAISASSSEGADFLIVNTGSEDFADVMNGGVGQQVKIPIFFMLNVHSGSTYSDITSRLIRSGVSGVVTSLAGIQHLTDDLIERDFSKVDAIEEVPQASNSSASTLENAINATVLTREKTKVAGFTELDEKVVQLIEREKPILSEAVAVIRKAAPMMEEVDLLVDAASRLSEPFLLVIVGEFNSGKSTFINALLGRQYLQEGVVPTTNEIMLLSYSEIDSESFERCERHPDGQFMCYLSVPILKEMNLVDTPGTNVILQRQQRLTEEYVPRADLILFVLSSDRPLTESEVGFLQYIQQWKKKVVFVLNKLDLFRNNNELEEATAFVKENAKKLLNTEDVTLFPVSSRFALEAKLSYSKNSGGKHLMEAMLSDPIWRSSKFCELEDYLLSFLDSSTENGKERVRLKLETPIGIADRLLISCQRLVKLEYEKAVDDLTSIKDLVSGANNYAAKLEADSNSWQKQISSLIERAKGRAVTLMESILQLSNIDLIFTYTVKGKTGSSPRATSFVQNDIITPAFDDAVNILGEYSTWLSSSNTREANFYLECFHERWAALVAQEERVLLDPNGLINEGEKLTVKALDGFNASSTAKVFEEEIREVVQLGQ